CCTGCAACGAGCAATGTTTTACGCTCTGCGGCGCTCAGGTGGAAGCATTGCGCAAACAGCGAGCCGATTGCACCACCTGTCATGATGATCGGCCCTTCTGCTCCGAACGGCCCTCCACTGCCGATCGACACGGCCGACGATAGGGGTTTGAGCAGCGCAACCTTCAACGATAGCCGGCTTTCGCCGAACAGAATCGTTTCAATCGCTTCAGGAATGCCGTGGCCGCGGATCTTGTCCGAACCATAGCGTGCCATCAGGCCAACGATCAGACTGCCAATCACCGGAATGGCGACAATCCAGAGTCCGAGAGGCGTGTCGGTAATTGCGGCGGGTTGGGCCGAAAGCCGTCCGAACCAGAACAAATTGGTGGCAATGGCAATCAGGCGAAGCAGAGCCCACGCACCGATCGCGCCGCCGGTTCCGACGACGACGGCCATCGCGGCCAGCATGAGCATACGCCAGTTCGCACTATGGTCGGCCAGTCGATGACTTTCTGTTATGCGTACCGCTGCAAACTTCATAAATCGCCTTTAATCTTGGAGAGCGACCTCAATTATGTCGCAACACGATATTATTCAACAGCGAGATGACGAACGATGACGAAAAGCGATGGCTTAACGGACCAGGATTATGTCGTGCTGGCTGACTTTCGCCATACGCTGCGGCGCTTTCAGGCTTTCAGTGAGGCAAAAGCCAATGAAGTCGGCCTTACACCGCAACAGCATCAGGCGCTGCTGGTGATCCGGGCGACGTCGCCCGGAGAGGTCACGGTGGGCTATATTGCGCAAAGGCTCATTATGAAGCCCCATAGCGCCACCGGGCTGATCGACAGGCTGGAAACGCTTGAACTCGTCACGCGGCAGGAGACAAGCAGCGACCGTCGGCGTTCAGTTCTGCGACTTACCGACAAAGCCGAAGCGCTGCTTGCTAGCCTGTCCGAAACGCACCGCGAAGAGGTCCTTCGGCTCAAGCCACTGCTTGCCGAGCTTTTAGAACAGCTCGGATGATCTAAAATCAATACTATTGCGGTTGACCATCAATATTTTGAACTTTGGCGTAACGCGTTACTGAGGCATGGGCCGGGTTCTTGTTCACCCAAATAAGCGCCGGATTGCCGGACCGTTCTCATCCGACTCGATTGCATCATTGCCAACTTCATTACGTCCAGTGCGTTCATCGCAGCAACTGCTGGCAATTGATCCCCAGAAATTTCTGTTTTCATTGAGCAGCTTCGTTGCTGCAGCAGCGACACTTCTGATCACTTTCTCAGCGAGCTTGCCAAGGCCCTGGTGGGCGCTGCTAACAGTTTACGTAACAGCTCAACCCATGGCGGGAGCTTTCCGACCCAAGATATTTTACCGTCTTGGCGGAATTCTGACCGGTGCAGCAGTTACGATTGCGCTGGTCCCGAATCTTCAAAACTCGCCCGAATTGCTCATTCTGTGCTTCGCGGCCTGGACAGGGTTTTGTATCTACCTTGCGGTTCTAGACCGAACACCCCGAGCGTTTTGTTTTCAAATGGCGGCGTTCAGTTCGGCGGTAATCAGCTTTCCCTATCTCGACGATCCCGGAAACATTTTTACGACGACCATATCGCGGGTCGAAGAAATGACGGTTGCGATCGTCTGCGTTTCTATCGCCCATGCGCTCCTACAACCGTGGAGCGTGACGCCTGTCATTCGTGCGCGGGCTGAAGCGTTTCTCGTTCATGCTTCGCGCTGGACGGCCGAAGCCCTTGGAAGTCGGCACACCACGCTGGAATACGAACACCAGCGAACACTCGCGACCGATGTGACGGAACTTGGCATGATCGCGATTCATTTACCTTTCGACCAACGATCGGCACCCGCGACCCGGCGACTGGTTTTGAGTTTGCAAGAGCGGCTGGCGACCATTCTTCCACTGGCTTCTGCTACGGCCAACAGACTTGATCTTCTTCGCGCGCTCGCCCCCCTCGACGTTGAGCTAAGCACGCTTGTCGATGATGTCGTTGATTGGCTGGTAGGCGGCATAGAGGCACCTGCTGAAATAGAGCGAGAACTGGTCGAGCGCTGTCGCCTGTTGGCGTCGCGTTATGAACAGGCGCCCGACTGGCAAGCTATACTGGCCATTAGCGTTTGCGAGCGTATGGCGGAATTTGCCGAGGCGCACTACGAAAGCCGACTCCTTGTGCAGCAGATCGGTGTTCCCATTGACGATGGTGACGACAGCGCTCTCATAACCCAGATTGAAAGCTATCCTCTGGCCCGTGATCATGGTGTCGCGGCGCTTGCAGGTCTGGCGACGGCAACAGCGATCACGCTTTACTGCGCGGTTTGGATTTTGCTTGCGTGGCCGAACGGGTCCGCGACCGCCGCCTTCGCTGCGCTCATCACCTGTTCGTTTGCTGTGCAGGACGACCCGGCACCGGTGATCGGCCGCTATCTCGGCTCAACGCTGATCACCTTTCCGCTTGCAGCCCTATACCTCTTCATCATTTTGCCGCGCGTCGATGGCTATGGGATGCTGATCGTCACGCTGGCACCAGCATTGCTGTGGATGGGGTATATTCAGGCCGACCCCGCTCGATCGGCACGCGCCCTGCCGATGTTTTCCTGTTTCATCGTCGGCATGGGTTTCCTCGATCGTTTTCAGGCTGACTTTGCCGTGTTCATGAATACCGGTCTTGCGCAGGTCGGCGGCATCGTAACCACGCTGGCGGTCACCAAGTTATTCCGTTCGGCCAATGTACTGTGGACCGCACGACGGATCGTTCGCGATAACTGGGTCGATCTTGAACAATTGGCAAACATCCGCAGGCCCTTTCGGCCCGCCCAATGGACGGGGAAGGGCATTGATAGACTGGGACTGGTCGCGGCTCGAATGGCCGTCGCCTCTTTGGGAGATGCGCTTCACGCCGCCGACGGCCTCGCCGACATTCGCATTGGTCGGAATATTATTCCAATCCGTCGCGCTCTGGCAGCAGTGCCGCATGATGTGCGCCGCACTTTGGGTGTCGTGCTTGCCGAAGTTTCGGTTCTGTTTCGCGATCGTCGCCGGGCAAGCGATGCGGTGCCGCCGCCCGCTACTCTGCTCCATGCGATTGACGCCGCGATTGAGGGGATGCTTGCAAATGCGCAGTTGGGGCCACGTCATCAGGCGCTCCTCGCTCTTGTCGGGATGCGCTGCAATCTGTTCCCGGCAGCTTCCCCTTTCCAAAGGACACCCGCGCAATGATCGAGGAACTGCACCTGTTCGGTGTCTATATGCCTGCCGCTCTGGTCTGGGCGGTCATTGCCGGCATATTGGCCTATCTGCTGCGCAATTTGCTCCAGCGCCTCCCTCTTTATCACCTCCTCTGGCATCCGGGCGTTCTGGAACTCGCGCTGTTCGTGGCGCTCTGGTGGGGTTTGACGGTGTTGGCCGACAATTTCCTTTCACGCGCGCTGGTGTCCTGAAATGCTCAACCGTAATTCTCTTCTTCGTACCGTCGTGACCACGCTTGTAATCTGCGTCGTGTTAGGGGCCATTTACGCATTGTGGATACGTTATCAGGTTGAACCTTTGACACGGGACGGCAAAGTGCGGGCGGACCTCGTGCCTGTCGCTGCCGACGTCAGCGGCCTTATCACCGAGGTCCGCATTCATGACGACGAAGCGGTCCACAAGGGACAGATTCTGCTGGTTATCGATCGTCCGCGTTATCAGCTTGCGCTCGATCAGGCCGAAGCCAATTTGGCCACACAACGCGTGTCTCTGGCTCAGGTTGCTCGTGAAGACCGGCGTAACAGATCGATGCCTGAGCTTTTGGCTGGTGAGGTTATCGAGCAGGGGCGGGCGCGGGTTGACGGTTTACGGACCACACTTGCTCAGGCGGTCGCCGCTCGCAATCTGGCGCAACTCAATCTGGAACGGACTTACCTCCGCGCGCCGGTTGATGGTACCGTTTCCAACATGACCTTGCAGCCGGGAATCTATCTGAACGCGGGCAAGCCTGTTGTTGCACTTGTTTATAACCGTTCGCTGCGCGTGGAGGGGTATTTTGAAGAAACGAAACTTCCCGCCATCCACGTTGGTGATCCCGCCAGCGTCTATCTGATGGGTGTCGCCGACGAAATCCGCGGCCACGTCGACAGCATCGCAGCGGGTGTCGAAGACCGCGAGCGCGCTGGCGGCGATGCAGGGCTTGCCAATGTGAATCCATCTTTCACCTGGGTCAGACTGGCGCAGCGTATTCCGGTACGGATCAGGATCGACAAGGTGCCGACCGGGGTGCGTCTCATTCCAGGGCAAACTGCGACCGTGATCGTTCACCCGCGAAAGGGTGATGTGGCGGTGCGCCGGAGTTTACCTTGGTGAATCGGCACAGTTTTTTGGCTGGCCTCGGTTGTCTGGTGCTTTCCGCCTGCGCGACGGTCGGTCCCGATTATCATTTGCCCGATCAGGCCGTTGTTAATACGCCAAGTGCGCACGGGCCGTTTGTGTCGGCCGGACCTACCACCACCGATGAGGCGCTGCCGGATCAGTGGTGGAAGCTGTTCGACGATCCCGTGTTGATCGAACTCATTACGCAAGCGCTCCATGCAAATACCGACCTGCGCGTTGCGGAGGCTAACCTCCAGCGCAGTGACGTACTGCTTGCCGAAGCAAGAACGGGTCGTCAGATTGGTGGAACTGCAAGTTTCGAAACAAGCTTTGCGCAATCATCGGCCGAAGCTGTCATGCAACATGTGCCGCCGCCAGAGCATCAGATCTATAACGGTGGGGTGTCGGTCAGCTATGATCTCGACCTATTCGGTCGAATCCGGCGCGGTATCGAGGCTTCGAGGGCAGATAATGAAGCCGCCGTGGCGGCGCGGGATCTGGTTCGAGTAAATGTCGCCGCTCAAATGGCGCAAGCCTATGCCGATGTCTGCAATGCCGGGCATGAGATCGCTGATCTCCGTCAATTGGTGGTCCTGCTGGAAGAAAACCTCCGTTTCACGCGTCTGGCGATCGCTCACGATCGAGCGCCAGCGTTCGAACAGGATCGACAACAGGGATTACTGAACAGCACGCTGTCGCACTTGCCACGGATGGAAGCGGGCCAGCGGAATGCCGGTTTTCGCATCGCAACGTTGATGGGGCTTCCACCCGCCGAATATGATCACAACTTACTGAGTTGCAAAACACAGCTTGCACTCCGCCACCTATTACCTGTCGGCGATGGTCAGGCGCTGCTCAGGCGCCGACCCGATGTTCGTGCCGCCGAACGTCGATTGGCCGCCGCAACGGCGCGGATCGGCGTGGCGGCTGCGGCACTTTACCCTAATATAAAACTGGGCTTTTCTGCTGGCTCAACCGGCGCGGCGGCAGACCTGCTGTCGCCGTTGACCAATAGATTTGGACTGGGACCGATGATCAGCTGGAATCTCCAGCGCAGCACGGTCCGGGCACGTATTGCGCAGGCGGAGGCCCAGACACGCGCCAACCTTGCGACCTTCGACGGTGTCGTGCTGACAGCTTTGCGCGAAGTCGAAAGCGCCTTGAACAATTATGCGGCCGATCTCGCAGTCCTTGAAGATTTGAAGGCGACGCGTGAAAATGCATCGAAAGTGGCGAAGCGAACGAGTGCGCTACAACGTGGGGGCAAAGTTGGAGGACTGGCCGTTCTTGACGCACAGAGAAGTTTCGTCATCGCGGAACAGGCGGTGACGGTGGCGCAGACCGACATCAATCGCGATCAGATCGCGATCTTTCTGGCGCTGGGTGGCGGGTGGTCGAATACCGGCCGCTCCGCTGCTCCGCAGCAACAATGACAAAGGGGAACCAGGCTGTTCCATTTTGACGCCACCTAAATACATGGGCGACTAGCGGGCAGCGCGCTCCACCAGACGAGTATAAAGATGCCACGTTGCGTAACCTAGAACCGGTAACACGATGGCAAGTCCAATAAATGCCGGGATACAGCCAAGTACCAACAGACCTGCGACGCGCAGCCCCCATGTGGTGGTCGCCCACGGATTGGCACGAACGGCGCGAATCGATGTCTCTATCGCGGTTCCGGCGTCAACCGGACGGTCGATCACCATTGGTAACGACACCAGTGTGCATACCAATGTCACTATTGCGAAGAGCAGCCCGGTAAGATTGCCCAGGACAATCATTGTCCAGCCCTCGGACGTCGTGAACAGCTTTGTAACGAACGCCTTGATTCCTACGGGGTAAGCAGGACCGAGCGTCGCCGCGTAGATACCCCATGCAAAAGCCAGCCAAAGCAGGAACAGAATACCAAGACCCGCAGTTAAAAACAGGAGTGAGTGTCGGTTCGGCCCCTTTAGTGGATCGAAAAAATGCTTCCAGCTGGAGTCGAGACCGTCTTCCCGGCGCCGGGCGAGTTCGTAAAAGCCTGAAGCAACTGCGGGCCCAAGGATCGACAGACCTGCGACAAGGGGGAAGAACAGCGGTAAGGCCGCATCGTTGAACGCAAGAACAGCGGCTAAAATCCCCATCAGAGGATAGAGCAAAGCCAGGAAGATCAAGTCACCGCGTTTCTGGCGAAAATCGTTCCAGCCCTGGGCCAGCGCCCATCGAATGTCATCCTGACTGATCCTGCGAACCGTTGTGCGGGGAGCAGAGAAAAGTGGGGTCGAGACGGTCGCCTGCATCGGGCATCCTCCAACTATGACATTTGAATAATATACCTCTCGGCGACCAGTGTGAAGAGAATACGCACCAGTCCGCAAATGCCCGTTGGGCAAAGTGAATCCGGCTGCTCCGCCAGCTATGGGGCAGGGGCCAGTTCACCATATCAATCCTCAGCACGAAATGCGTCGTATCAGGCCATCACGAAACCGCGCAAAGCGCCCAGGTTCTGGATCCCTTCGGGAAATTGATCTCAATCTCACCGAGACGGTCCTGGGCGTCCATCGATGAGCCGAACCGGCAACTGTTGCAACAACGCCCCAATAGAAAGCTTCTTCCACGCGCTGAAAGTCCAACTGGTCTATCAATGCTGCTGACCAAGCCAAGCTGAGGTCATCTTGTTCGGACACATCGAAGGATACTAAACCAGCATCGCATGCACTCCAGCTCTCGGGTATTTCACAATCGAACAGGCCAAGGAGTTGTGACTGGCTAACTCTAGGTGTCCGTGCAATCCGGGAAGATCAAGGTCTCTGGCTGCACAAGCTCAGTTGATCTGCGCATGAGACGCGCAGCTTCGTCGATCAGTTGGGCGGCGATGTCTGCCGTCTCCTCACGTACGGCAATCGTCAGACAGTTGCTGGCTTCAATGCGTAAACGTACACCACGCCTGGCTTTTGTAACGTTATTCACTTGTGCGATGCTTCCCAGAATTCATACCATTGGTAATAGCTTGTCAACATCGCACTTCGTTGCGCTGCGCAGCTTCACGATGATTAGCGCAATCGCGCCGATCAGCATTCATCCTTAAATCGCTCAGTCGCACGATTGCACATAATCGCGAATGTTCGGGTTCCAGATCAATCCGCAATCGTCGATTGAGTCATAATAATTGTCGTCGTACCCATACCCATAGTAGCCGTCGTCGCCAAAAGCATACCCGAGTGGGTAGCCATAGAAACCGCCGTAGCCGCCATAATATCCTCTGCCATAGCTCCCGCGGTAGCCGTAGCCTCCGCGATATCCATGACCGCCTTGTGCGACGCGATAGCCGTTACCGCCACGATAGGCACCGTGTGCTCCAGCGCCACGGCCAGCGCTTCCGTGATATCCACCATTACCGCCGCTGCCGTGAAACCCACCACCGCCATGCGAGCCTCCTCCGCCACGCTGTGCGGCGGCGGGTACTGCGCTCATCAGTGCGACTGTGCAAATCGCTGCGAAAATACTGTTCAACTTCTTCATCGGACGTCCTCGGGCAAGAGCCCCTGTAAGAAGAAGATAGGTACGATCGACTATGAGTTTTAGGGTCAGTTTTAAGAGATTTCGAGAGGTCGCGGAGTTGTCGTTATATAAGTGGGGGCCGGCGAAGCGGCCTATTCGGCGCGTCTGTTTGCATCCAATGCGCTGCTGTCGCGCTGCGGCTGTCCAAATTATCTTTCTCGTGTTGTGGGCTCGCGATGTCGTTCAACAACCCGCGACGATGGAATGAGTCTGCGGCTATCACAGGATCTTGATTGGCCAGGAATAATTTGATGCCCGCATTGCCAGGCAATCAACGAGTATGGCCGTCCGAGGATTGCTGTGTGCCAGAGTTGTAGCCCGTAAGTCGATAGATTCTTTATCGTTTTCTATCCCGCCATCGCCAATACTGAGCATGTCTAGCGACAACAGATTTAATTTAACGCCGCCAAGCATGAACAAAGTTTAATTATCTTCAACCGGCGAATGCTGCGACTAGCTCGCATTAGCGGTGTGACTCGTTGCTAATGATTATGATGGGCGGCTGCAAAAAGGGAAATTATATGAGCATTCGGTTTCTAATGTCTGGCATCTTGCTTGGTGGAGCACTGGTGCCGTCGATTGCATCCGCGCAGCAGCCAGCTGAAGACGCCGCAAATACCACCGACGCCAATGCCAGCCCGATTATCGTTACCGGCGTGCGCTCACTGACGGTGGATAAAATCCCCGAAGGAATTGCCCACGCCCCCCAAAGCATCACTGTCATCAGTCATGAGCTGCTTGAGCAGCAGGCAACAAGCCGGGTGCAGGACGCGCTGAAAAATGTGCCGGGCATTACCTTCAATGCCGGCGAAGGTGGAGCGCGAGGCGACACTGTCAACTTGCGCGGATTTCCGGCCTTCAACGATTTCTTTCTCGACGGCATTCGCGATGCCGCCATTTATTCGCGCGACAGTTTTAACCTTGAGAGCATCGAAGTTTTGAAAGGACCATCGGCTGTGCTGTTCGGTCGTGGATCGACAGGCGGTGTGGTCAATCAGGTTTCGAAGGCCCCGACACTGACCCCGCTGTATGCAGCTACGCTGGTGGGCGGTACCAACAACGAAGTGCGCGCGACCGCCGATATCGATCAGCCGATCGGCAGCAACGCGGCTATTCGGATCAACGCAATGGGCGAACACAGCGAGGTCGCGGATCGTGATCTGGTCCGTAATCGTCGCTGGGGTATCGCGCCTTCAATTTCGGTCGGCATTGGTGGCCCGGATACGCTGACTATTGAATACCTTCATCAGGAAGAGAATGATATTCCCGACGTCGGGATACCGTTCGTCAATGGTCGCCCCGCCAATGTCTCACGCAATTTCGACTATGGTTTGGCGACCGATCGCTTTAAGTCGAACGTCGATATTGCCACGGGGCGTTACCGGCACGAATTCAGCAATGCCATTTCGATTTCCAACACGCTGCGGTATGCGGATTATCACTTTTTCGATCGATTCAATGGTCCCAACTTCGGCTATGTGGGCGGCAATGCACCGGGACCAACGACACCACTCGATCAGATTCTTGTCGGGCGCGACACGCCATCGAGTTCGGGACATCGCACCAATCTGACCAACCAGGCCGACGTGACCGCGAACTTTGTCACCGGACCGATCTCGCACACACTCATTGCGGGTGCCGAATTTGGGCGGGAACGTGACAACACGATTCGTTACGTCAATCCTTTTGGAGCAGCCGGGGAAACGCCCGCCACACCGCTACTTGCGCCCAATCCCTATGAGATGTCCCAGATCGAGCCGGGAAAGAGCCGCGCTGTCACCACCGCCTTCTCGGAGGCAGCCTATATCATCGACACGGTTCACCTTGGACAATTGTTCGATCTGACCGGAGGGGTCCGTTTCGATCGCTTCGCTGCACATTATCGCCCGCAAGCACTGGTTGCTGGCGTTTCGGCGGCATCCTTGGTTCCACTCGATCATGTCGATAACGTCTGGAGCCCGCGCGCCTCGATCGTGTTCAACCCAAGCGCACATCAGCGCATCTATTTCTCCTACGGCACGTCGTTCGATCCATCAGCCGAAGCGCTTTCGCTCAATGCAAAGACTGCAAACCTTGGACCTGTCAAAGCGAAAAGCTTTGAGCTTGGCGCCAAGGCTGATTGGCTCGGTGGCAGGATCGCCACGACCGCCGCGCTCTTCCGCACCGAAATCGACAATGCGCAAGTTACAGATCCCGACCATCCGACTGCGCTCGTTCTCGCGGGCAATCAACGGGTAGATGGCGTCGAACTCGGGGTTACCGGTCACCTCACCGACAAATGGGAGATTACTGCGGGCTATACGTATCTTGACGGCAAAACGTTAGCGTCCACCAACCAAGCGACCGTCGGCAAGAGACTGGCGAATACTGCGCGAAACGCCGTCAACCTTTGGACCGAATATGAATTCACAGAGCATTTCGAGCTTGGTGTCGGAGGAAATTA
This genomic stretch from Sphingomonas paeninsulae harbors:
- a CDS encoding MarR family winged helix-turn-helix transcriptional regulator — encoded protein: MTKSDGLTDQDYVVLADFRHTLRRFQAFSEAKANEVGLTPQQHQALLVIRATSPGEVTVGYIAQRLIMKPHSATGLIDRLETLELVTRQETSSDRRRSVLRLTDKAEALLASLSETHREEVLRLKPLLAELLEQLG
- a CDS encoding FUSC family protein, with the translated sequence MPTSLRPVRSSQQLLAIDPQKFLFSLSSFVAAAATLLITFSASLPRPWWALLTVYVTAQPMAGAFRPKIFYRLGGILTGAAVTIALVPNLQNSPELLILCFAAWTGFCIYLAVLDRTPRAFCFQMAAFSSAVISFPYLDDPGNIFTTTISRVEEMTVAIVCVSIAHALLQPWSVTPVIRARAEAFLVHASRWTAEALGSRHTTLEYEHQRTLATDVTELGMIAIHLPFDQRSAPATRRLVLSLQERLATILPLASATANRLDLLRALAPLDVELSTLVDDVVDWLVGGIEAPAEIERELVERCRLLASRYEQAPDWQAILAISVCERMAEFAEAHYESRLLVQQIGVPIDDGDDSALITQIESYPLARDHGVAALAGLATATAITLYCAVWILLAWPNGSATAAFAALITCSFAVQDDPAPVIGRYLGSTLITFPLAALYLFIILPRVDGYGMLIVTLAPALLWMGYIQADPARSARALPMFSCFIVGMGFLDRFQADFAVFMNTGLAQVGGIVTTLAVTKLFRSANVLWTARRIVRDNWVDLEQLANIRRPFRPAQWTGKGIDRLGLVAARMAVASLGDALHAADGLADIRIGRNIIPIRRALAAVPHDVRRTLGVVLAEVSVLFRDRRRASDAVPPPATLLHAIDAAIEGMLANAQLGPRHQALLALVGMRCNLFPAASPFQRTPAQ
- a CDS encoding DUF1656 domain-containing protein, whose product is MIEELHLFGVYMPAALVWAVIAGILAYLLRNLLQRLPLYHLLWHPGVLELALFVALWWGLTVLADNFLSRALVS
- a CDS encoding efflux RND transporter periplasmic adaptor subunit — protein: MLNRNSLLRTVVTTLVICVVLGAIYALWIRYQVEPLTRDGKVRADLVPVAADVSGLITEVRIHDDEAVHKGQILLVIDRPRYQLALDQAEANLATQRVSLAQVAREDRRNRSMPELLAGEVIEQGRARVDGLRTTLAQAVAARNLAQLNLERTYLRAPVDGTVSNMTLQPGIYLNAGKPVVALVYNRSLRVEGYFEETKLPAIHVGDPASVYLMGVADEIRGHVDSIAAGVEDRERAGGDAGLANVNPSFTWVRLAQRIPVRIRIDKVPTGVRLIPGQTATVIVHPRKGDVAVRRSLPW
- a CDS encoding efflux transporter outer membrane subunit, translated to MNRHSFLAGLGCLVLSACATVGPDYHLPDQAVVNTPSAHGPFVSAGPTTTDEALPDQWWKLFDDPVLIELITQALHANTDLRVAEANLQRSDVLLAEARTGRQIGGTASFETSFAQSSAEAVMQHVPPPEHQIYNGGVSVSYDLDLFGRIRRGIEASRADNEAAVAARDLVRVNVAAQMAQAYADVCNAGHEIADLRQLVVLLEENLRFTRLAIAHDRAPAFEQDRQQGLLNSTLSHLPRMEAGQRNAGFRIATLMGLPPAEYDHNLLSCKTQLALRHLLPVGDGQALLRRRPDVRAAERRLAAATARIGVAAAALYPNIKLGFSAGSTGAAADLLSPLTNRFGLGPMISWNLQRSTVRARIAQAEAQTRANLATFDGVVLTALREVESALNNYAADLAVLEDLKATRENASKVAKRTSALQRGGKVGGLAVLDAQRSFVIAEQAVTVAQTDINRDQIAIFLALGGGWSNTGRSAAPQQQ
- a CDS encoding DUF2189 domain-containing protein, whose product is MQATVSTPLFSAPRTTVRRISQDDIRWALAQGWNDFRQKRGDLIFLALLYPLMGILAAVLAFNDAALPLFFPLVAGLSILGPAVASGFYELARRREDGLDSSWKHFFDPLKGPNRHSLLFLTAGLGILFLLWLAFAWGIYAATLGPAYPVGIKAFVTKLFTTSEGWTMIVLGNLTGLLFAIVTLVCTLVSLPMVIDRPVDAGTAIETSIRAVRANPWATTTWGLRVAGLLVLGCIPAFIGLAIVLPVLGYATWHLYTRLVERAAR
- a CDS encoding TonB-dependent receptor, with protein sequence MSIRFLMSGILLGGALVPSIASAQQPAEDAANTTDANASPIIVTGVRSLTVDKIPEGIAHAPQSITVISHELLEQQATSRVQDALKNVPGITFNAGEGGARGDTVNLRGFPAFNDFFLDGIRDAAIYSRDSFNLESIEVLKGPSAVLFGRGSTGGVVNQVSKAPTLTPLYAATLVGGTNNEVRATADIDQPIGSNAAIRINAMGEHSEVADRDLVRNRRWGIAPSISVGIGGPDTLTIEYLHQEENDIPDVGIPFVNGRPANVSRNFDYGLATDRFKSNVDIATGRYRHEFSNAISISNTLRYADYHFFDRFNGPNFGYVGGNAPGPTTPLDQILVGRDTPSSSGHRTNLTNQADVTANFVTGPISHTLIAGAEFGRERDNTIRYVNPFGAAGETPATPLLAPNPYEMSQIEPGKSRAVTTAFSEAAYIIDTVHLGQLFDLTGGVRFDRFAAHYRPQALVAGVSAASLVPLDHVDNVWSPRASIVFNPSAHQRIYFSYGTSFDPSAEALSLNAKTANLGPVKAKSFELGAKADWLGGRIATTAALFRTEIDNAQVTDPDHPTALVLAGNQRVDGVELGVTGHLTDKWEITAGYTYLDGKTLASTNQATVGKRLANTARNAVNLWTEYEFTEHFELGVGGNYLGKRYSDFAEQAVLPSYVIVDAMGAWSANGHLTLRVNVNNIFNKLAWQNSYYASAEENHVIPAPGRTALFTAAIKY